AACTTCACACTTTCTGCTCTGCCGACATACAGAGAATCATTGGAAATCACATCATAACGGTATTTTGAAGAAGCCTGGGCGCTGTTCCTGTATTCCATCAAAGCATCGGCAATTTCCTGGCCTTCGCTGTTCTTTCGCACAATAATTGCAATATCCGAAAGATTATAATGCTGATCCTGTAACGACTCGATATCCTTGATAAGCTGCTGCTTGATCTTTTCCCTTGCTTCCTGTTGCTGATTATGGAGATGCCTGTAGAAGCGATTCAAAACATACCCTCCTTCCCGCTTTTCAGGAAGTTTCTGCATCACATCCTTATAGGCTTCCAATAATTTTCCTTCCCAGGGATTCTCACCATGATGGGCCTGAATCTGAAAATCGAAATGATGTTGCAATACATACCGGGCAAAATGAAAGACGGTATTGTTATAGGAAATAATGTTGTGCAAACTGCGCCGGTTATAGATCAACTCTTCCTGATCAACCGGAAATTGAGAAAATTCTGCAGGCACCTCATCTTCCAGTATCTTCCAGTCGCCATTGCGCCAGCGATAAATGGACTGTTTTACATCCCCAACCATCAGATTGGACCAGTTCTGAGACAGGCTGTTACTTAAAAGCGGCTTAAAGTTTTCCCATTGAAACCTCGAGGTATCCTGAAATTCATCGATCATAAAATGGTGATAAATGCTGCCCGTCTTTTCATAAACAAACGGTGCATCGTTGCCCGAAATGATGTCCCTCAGGAAATCTGCGGCATCGGATATAAGGAACAGGTTTTTCTCCCGGCAGTATTCATACAGCCGATTCTGAATATCCCCGAGAATGCCCAGTACATATATATTTCTCTGTATTTCCCTTACCGACTGATATCTTTCACAGTTGTCATTGCAATAATCCACAGTCTCCCTCAGAATGGGATTGAGCTGATCCCTGGCCAGAGAAATGACCAGTTGTTTATCCTCTTTTTTAAGATTGGAAGATGGCCATTTTTCGGGATCATCCAACACCTTCAGAACATTTTGGTTGGGTGTAAGCTTATCTTTTCTGGCCTCCTTTAAATAGTAAAAGTAACGGGCCACCCCGCTGCCTTTCCGATTGAAGTAATCCACATTCAGGCCGCTCCTTTCAATAATGTCCACAGCCTGCTTTCCATAACCTTTCAGTGTATTTTCAAACCGGTTCTGCTCCTGTTTCAGGGTTTTTAAATAATCATTCAGGGTCTTTCGGTCGCTGATTTTACTTACCTGTAAATCTTTCACCTCTTCCTTCATCAGTTCTCCTGCCAGAGAGGTAATCTCTTCCCTGAAATTCCAGCTTTTCTCTTCCATCATGCGTGACCGTGCAAAATCCACCAGCCACCGGCGCAGTTGATTATCCTTTTCCGTAGCCAGAAGCAAATCATCAATTACGTAATTGAGAATTTCGGTCTCATCTGTTTCAAGTGTATACCCCGACTGAAGGCCAAGTTCCCGGGCAAAGGTTCTTATGACCCGCTGAAAAAAGCGGTCAATGGTGTTCACCGAAAACCGGCTGTAATCATGCAGAATGTTTTTCAGAACATTGAAAGCCCTCCTCTGGATCTCATAATCTTTAAGATTCAAATTTGCCTTTATGGCAGGCAGATGTTTGGATTCTCTTCCATTGGCAAGGGTATTCAGCTCATCCAGAATCCGATGCTTCATCTCAGCGGTGGCTTTGTTGGTAAAGGTTACGGCCAGAATATGCCGGTAAAGTGAGGGATTACGAAAAAGCATCAGCAAATACTGCTGTGTAAGGGAAAAAGTTTTACCCGATCCTGCAGAAGCTTTATATATTTTAAGACCAGCCATATAAAATAATATTCAAATAAGGGATAAAATTAGCCCAAAATTCTCACAGGACAAAGAGCAGTACATAATCCGGAATTTATCATCATTGAATACAGAAGAGGATGTGAAAATAAAATACATTCCATGTGGGACTGCAAAGATGGCATCCCGCAAATGCTGTATCTCATTAACTGCCAGAAGATAGAAAACAATTTTGCAGCTTGCTTTAAAAGGTAATAAAAAACCAAACATAGAATGCTCAGAAGACTATCTATGGCATGAAAGACCGTCAGGCCTGCCATTTTTGTAGGCCCAGGTGTCAACCCGGGTGCTGAATATCCAAAAAACTATCAGAATCCCGTCAGGGATGACATAGCAGAAAATCGAATTTCTTTCATTTCTTGCAGTTTCCCATTTGACAATCTTATTTCTTTAAAAATTATGCGAAATCTTTAACTTTGTTGGCCATTTATCGTTAGAAAGAAAAAAGTAAAAAATAGAACAATGAAAAAAATAAAAACAAGCCTGCTGACCATACTCTTTATTGGCATACCCTTTATATTGCTTTCATCCCCTACTGAAGAGCAAGGATATGAAATAAACGTGCAGATCAACGGACTGAAAGATTCCGATCTTTATCTTGGTTTTCATCACGGAAACAAACAATTTATCAAAGATACCATTCAACTTAATGAGAACGGGGAGGGTACTTTCCAGGGCAGCGAGCCGCTTCAGCAGGGTATATATCTTGTAATCACACCAAAGAAAAAATACTTTGAAATCCTGGTAGGTGAGGATCAACATTTCTCACTCAAAACCAATGTCAACGATTTTGTTAATACACTGGAATTTGAGGGTAATGAAATAAACCAGGCATTTAATGACTATCAAAAGTTTATGATGAAGCAAAACCAACAATCCGCTGCTCTGAAGAAAAAACTAAAAGCCGCTGAAACCGGTAAAGATTCCACAAAACTCAGAGATCGCCTGGAGGAGTTGGATAAGAAAGTAAAAAACAAATGGAACAGCATTATTTCTGAATATCCCAATTCACTGCTTGCCGTTATCATCAAGGGCATGAAAAATGTTGAGGTTCCTGACTTCAATATTTCAGAATCTACTGACAATAAAGATGCCTTACAGTGGGAAAAACGATATCAATACCATAAGGATCATTATTTCGACCATATTGATCTGTCAGATTCCCGCCTGGTAAGAACCCCAATTCTCCACAGAAAGATAGACCATTATTTCAATAACATTCTTGTACAAAAGCCGGACTCAATAATCCCGGAGGTTGACCGGATCGTAAGCAAAACCCGTGGGAATGAAGAAACTTTTCAGTATTTAGCCCGTTATCTGCTCAACCATTACCAGCAAAGCAACATCATGGGAATGGATAAAGTTTTTGTGCATATTGCAGAAAAATATTACCTGTCCGGCCAGGCCGACTGGGCGGATTCGAGTACTATAAAAAAGCTACGTGACCGGGTAAGCAAGATCAAGCCCAACCTCATTGGCAAAACAGCACCTGAACTGAAGTTAATCACAACATCAGGTGAATATACCAGTCTGCATGATGTAGATAGTGAATACACATTACTTTACTTCTGGGAGCCAACATGCAGCCACTGTAAAAAACTGACACCAAAAATCCGGGAGCTTTATAAAGAATACTCCCGCGATCAACTGGAAATTTTTGGAGTATACACCCAAACCGACAGGCAGGAATGGATGGAATATGTGAATAACAAAAATCTCGACTGGATTAACACATACGACCCGAAACACGTTTCCAATTTCAGGAACAAATATGACGTGTATAGTACGCCTACCATCTATCTGCTAGACGAAGACAAAACGATCGTAGCCAAGAGACTGGATTTTGAATCGCTCAAAAAGATGCTGAAACAGAAAATTGGCAATTGACTTGTTTTGGGCTTAAAGTTTGAGGTTAAAAGTTGGTCCCGCCTATCGGCGGGAGCAAAAAGCAGCTTACTATATTGCAGAATCAAATTTAAGGAAATAAGATTTAGTAAAACAGTTGGTCCCGCATTCTGTGGGAGCAGTTGGCAAAATTTCCCAGAATCTTCTGATGGTCATAGCTCGAGGCAACAATTTGACGATATAATCATTTAACCATTTAACAATCTGACCGTAGCCTTTCTACTCTTAGCCTTAGCCTTAGCCTCAGCCTCAGCCTTCTTTCAACAATGTAACAGTAGAGCAACAGTATTCTGCTATTCTTCAACTATCGACCCGTAAATCACTTCCTGCACCTTGGTGCGGACATCATCCTTGATGAGTTTCAAATTGTCCTGATCCGGGTGCACGCGGTTTGACATGAACACGTACAACACCTGATTTTGCGGATCTACCCAGGTATAGGTACCGGTAAAACCGCTGTGCCCGAAACTGCTCTTTGATACACATTTAGCTGCGGGGCTTTCTTCGTCCTTTTCGAGCACAGGTTTATCAAATCCGATGCCTCTGCGGTTGTCGTTTTCTTCCCTGAAGGGGCTGTGGGTAAACAGTTCCAGCGTAGAATCCCTGAAGTAGCGTTTACCTCCGTAATATCCTTTATTCAGGTACATCTGCATGATCTTGGCCAGATCATTCCCATTAGAGAAGAGACCGGCATGTCCGCACACACCTCCAATCATGGCAGTTCCAGGGTCGTGCACATGGCCTCTTAGCAATTGCCGGCGGAATACCATATCGTTCTCGGTAGGAATAATCTGAGTGGGTTCAAAGTTGTCCAAAGGCTTATAACCTGTAGTATAAGCACCCAAAGGCTTATAAAACTTCTGTTTTACATAATCTTCAAGCTGCATTCCGGTAATCTTCTCAATGATACGGTAGAAATAGTAATATCCCAGGTCACTGTAAACATATTCTTTCTTTTCCAGAAGCTCCGATTCATCGATCCATCTTAAAATGCTGTCCCTGTAGTTCTTTTTCATATAAAAATCTTCTGCCACCTGTAACGAAAAGCTATCTTTTGGAGATTTAGAATACACGCCATCCCTGTACTGAATATTCTTTGCCATATAAGAATGAGATCCGAGCTTATAGGGATACTCCTTCGAAAAATCAGAGTCGAGCAGTTCCTGATCCGGATAAAGCGTTTCAAGGGTTTTATAGTAAAAGGGTATCCAGGGTTTCAATCTGGCCTGATGGGTTAAAATATCCTTAAGCACCATATCGCTTTTGTTGGTGGTGTCGAGATAAGGGAGGTAATGGCTCAGCGTTGAATCCAGATGGAGGATGTCCTCATCATACAAACGCATCAAAGAAGGTACGGAGGCTGTTATTTTGGTGATGGAGGCGAGGTCATAAATATCTTTCCAATGAACAGGCTCCTTCTTAAGATAGGTGTGATGGCCAAAGGTTTTATGATAAACCACCTTCCCATCCCGCGCCAACAGAACCTGGGCTCCGGGTGTGGCCTGCGAGTCGATGGCCGCATGAACAATGGAATCAATTCTGCTCAATGTATCCGAATTCATACCTACTTCTTCAGGAAGGGTGTACTTTAAACGGGAAAGCTCATCAGAATTGATTCCGGTGCCTGTCTTAAACGAATCATTGACGGAAACCGGAAGGTTCCCGTTTACTCCAAAAGCCCCGAAAAGAGCCTGAGCTGCTAACTCCTGGGTAAGCCGATCATCATTATAACCATTCAGAACAGCATCAAAATGACTAAGTGGCTCCAGAAATTTTAACGCATATGGATTTCCAAAATGAACAAACATCGTGTTTTGCCTTTGGGCCAATCTGCGGAGCAATTGCGCATAGTCTGAGTTCACGCCATATCTTCGGGAAGGTATTTCGTTGGTATTATGGGTGGAGGCAATAACTGCGTCATACTGATTCAGGTCTTCAAAGAATTCCTGAATTTCCCCACCGGTTTCATAAACATAATGCTTACACCGGGTATAAAGATCGATCTGATTTTGAAAAGGCGTTTTCTCTCCGGCTCCAATTGAAATACTTGCGAGGCGAAGTTTATCCAGATCTTTTATCGGAAAACGGTTTTCAGAATTTTCAACCAGTGTAAGAGAATTTTCTATTAGTTCCCGGTTTAGAACCTTATATGTGGGGTTATTTAAATTTTCCAGCAAACCCTTTCTGGCAACCAATTTCCCTTCATCTCTCAAATTGTCTGGACCACCACCAATGGTATCCATCCCGGCCCAATATTTGAAAGCAAGAATCCTGCGGCAACTCTCTTCTACAGATTCCCTGCTGATTTCGCCATTTCTTACCTGTCTTCTAATTTCTGAAATGGCTTTAGACACGTCCTGGGGATATAGCAGCACATCATTTCCGGCCTTTAACGCTTCAGCTTCAATCTCACCGGGAGGAAAATGATCGGTCACTCCTTTCATATTTAAGGCATCGGTGAAGACCAATCCGTTAAAACTCATTTGCTCTCTAAGCAGATCGGTCACCACCTCCCTTGAAAGTGTCGTAGGTCTGTTTGATTCCTGCGTATAAGCCGGTATTTGAAGATGGGCCACCATCATTCCTCCAACCCCGTTTTGGATCATTCGTTTAAACGGATAAAGTTCTATACTGTCTAAGCGGGTGGAATCATGAGGGATAACCGGAAGCGTTTCATGAGAATCCTGGTCGGTATCTCCATGTCCGGGAAAATGCTTTGCTACAGCCAAAACGCCTTTATCCTGCAGTCCGTTCACATAAGAGATACCCTTTTGTGCCACATTATATTTGTCTTCACCAAAAGAACGGCTGCCAATTACCGGATTATCCGGGTTGTTGTTTACATCTACCACGGGGGCAAAATTAATATGTACCCCCAGCCGGCGAAGCTGCTCTCCTATATCCACTCCCATTTCATATATCAATGAATCTTTCCGTATAGCACCAAGTGCCATCTGACGGGGATAGCTTATCACACTGTCAAGCCGCATTCCCAGACCCCACTCGGCA
This genomic window from Bacteroidales bacterium contains:
- a CDS encoding serine hydrolase encodes the protein MIRANDPVVSSRSSLSSLLSVESFWVDSVMNEMTLNEKIGQLFMVAAYSNKDPQHTQEIMELIKKHHIGGLIFFQGNPREQAKLTNIYQNYSEVPLMIGMDAEWGLGMRLDSVISYPRQMALGAIRKDSLIYEMGVDIGEQLRRLGVHINFAPVVDVNNNPDNPVIGSRSFGEDKYNVAQKGISYVNGLQDKGVLAVAKHFPGHGDTDQDSHETLPVIPHDSTRLDSIELYPFKRMIQNGVGGMMVAHLQIPAYTQESNRPTTLSREVVTDLLREQMSFNGLVFTDALNMKGVTDHFPPGEIEAEALKAGNDVLLYPQDVSKAISEIRRQVRNGEISRESVEESCRRILAFKYWAGMDTIGGGPDNLRDEGKLVARKGLLENLNNPTYKVLNRELIENSLTLVENSENRFPIKDLDKLRLASISIGAGEKTPFQNQIDLYTRCKHYVYETGGEIQEFFEDLNQYDAVIASTHNTNEIPSRRYGVNSDYAQLLRRLAQRQNTMFVHFGNPYALKFLEPLSHFDAVLNGYNDDRLTQELAAQALFGAFGVNGNLPVSVNDSFKTGTGINSDELSRLKYTLPEEVGMNSDTLSRIDSIVHAAIDSQATPGAQVLLARDGKVVYHKTFGHHTYLKKEPVHWKDIYDLASITKITASVPSLMRLYDEDILHLDSTLSHYLPYLDTTNKSDMVLKDILTHQARLKPWIPFYYKTLETLYPDQELLDSDFSKEYPYKLGSHSYMAKNIQYRDGVYSKSPKDSFSLQVAEDFYMKKNYRDSILRWIDESELLEKKEYVYSDLGYYYFYRIIEKITGMQLEDYVKQKFYKPLGAYTTGYKPLDNFEPTQIIPTENDMVFRRQLLRGHVHDPGTAMIGGVCGHAGLFSNGNDLAKIMQMYLNKGYYGGKRYFRDSTLELFTHSPFREENDNRRGIGFDKPVLEKDEESPAAKCVSKSSFGHSGFTGTYTWVDPQNQVLYVFMSNRVHPDQDNLKLIKDDVRTKVQEVIYGSIVEE
- a CDS encoding DUF5106 domain-containing protein, with protein sequence MKKIKTSLLTILFIGIPFILLSSPTEEQGYEINVQINGLKDSDLYLGFHHGNKQFIKDTIQLNENGEGTFQGSEPLQQGIYLVITPKKKYFEILVGEDQHFSLKTNVNDFVNTLEFEGNEINQAFNDYQKFMMKQNQQSAALKKKLKAAETGKDSTKLRDRLEELDKKVKNKWNSIISEYPNSLLAVIIKGMKNVEVPDFNISESTDNKDALQWEKRYQYHKDHYFDHIDLSDSRLVRTPILHRKIDHYFNNILVQKPDSIIPEVDRIVSKTRGNEETFQYLARYLLNHYQQSNIMGMDKVFVHIAEKYYLSGQADWADSSTIKKLRDRVSKIKPNLIGKTAPELKLITTSGEYTSLHDVDSEYTLLYFWEPTCSHCKKLTPKIRELYKEYSRDQLEIFGVYTQTDRQEWMEYVNNKNLDWINTYDPKHVSNFRNKYDVYSTPTIYLLDEDKTIVAKRLDFESLKKMLKQKIGN
- a CDS encoding UvrD-helicase domain-containing protein, encoding MAGLKIYKASAGSGKTFSLTQQYLLMLFRNPSLYRHILAVTFTNKATAEMKHRILDELNTLANGRESKHLPAIKANLNLKDYEIQRRAFNVLKNILHDYSRFSVNTIDRFFQRVIRTFARELGLQSGYTLETDETEILNYVIDDLLLATEKDNQLRRWLVDFARSRMMEEKSWNFREEITSLAGELMKEEVKDLQVSKISDRKTLNDYLKTLKQEQNRFENTLKGYGKQAVDIIERSGLNVDYFNRKGSGVARYFYYLKEARKDKLTPNQNVLKVLDDPEKWPSSNLKKEDKQLVISLARDQLNPILRETVDYCNDNCERYQSVREIQRNIYVLGILGDIQNRLYEYCREKNLFLISDAADFLRDIISGNDAPFVYEKTGSIYHHFMIDEFQDTSRFQWENFKPLLSNSLSQNWSNLMVGDVKQSIYRWRNGDWKILEDEVPAEFSQFPVDQEELIYNRRSLHNIISYNNTVFHFARYVLQHHFDFQIQAHHGENPWEGKLLEAYKDVMQKLPEKREGGYVLNRFYRHLHNQQQEAREKIKQQLIKDIESLQDQHYNLSDIAIIVRKNSEGQEIADALMEYRNSAQASSKYRYDVISNDSLYVGRAESVKFILSVFQYLIKPDDAINRAFIKEAYNNTILTKGYGQQNWHALFREAGDDLTEHLPRDFVENLSGLKRMSLYELTERLIFIFNINRIEGEIQYIQAFQEIILDFSRRYASDLNTFLEWWKENGWKQKLQLPEDYDAIRITTIHKVKGLEFKAVLIPFCNWELDTTSSGVRKNYLWCRPDDRYLGKVGVVPVNYSGNLADTLFRDAYYYEKFHNYVDNLNLLYVALTRAEEVLFTYVPIQVKKEGTLNYTVSDKGLTTIGEMIHYIYINYEALPPSDNIECPFIKDLKIYWDEETGMLEWGELPEGAHIEAGEENLLEQQNYPVYSTMPRLHLKYEYSEFFSDKTDLFQGSVDYGKLMHHIFAGIHSISDIEEALEQVYMEGKINEAEKKELRKRIEHLVNHRQVKDWFDGSWEVFTEREILLPDGKTYRPDRVMMKNGQTVVVDYKFGEKKDQLYKKQIGYYLKQIRNMGYDHPVGYIWYVNQNTLTEV